In uncultured Methanobrevibacter sp., the genomic window TTATCATTATAAAATTTAGGAATATATATCCAAATTATATTTAATTTATAATTTCTTGGTTCGAATAACTCATTTTTTTCAACAGAAGTCAGTATTACATTAAATTTTTCACATAACTTATTATGTAATGTTTCAGTCCATGCAACAGTATTTTTTGATATGATAACTATTACATCACTATCTGTGTAACATAATTCAATTAAACCGTCATTTAATATTTTATTCTCTTTTCTAAAGATAGATAATTGTTCAGGGAGATTATCTGAGATATGAGTTTTTGGTAGATTGTAATTTTTGATATTTAGATAATTCCCTGGTAGTCTTTTGCAATCCATAATTTTTCCTGCAATAAAATATTATATTTTAATCTTCTTTTATTGTGTTAATTTCAATAATATTATCTAAATTAATGGCTTTAGCAACTGGTGGAATAACTGTTTTATCTTCAATATCTTCATGCCATTGTAATAAGTTTTCTTGAATGCTAACTGGAGTATCTTTTTTTACAATGTATTTTTCACCGTTTAATGCTATGAGTTCAGTATCACATTTCTCATAGTTCTGTCTTAAGATTTCAAGGATTGCAGTTTCATCAGTGAATTCATAAATCCTGTATAATTTATTTATAATATAGTCCAATGCTTGAATTTGTAATTTTAAACTATAGATTGCTTCATTATCATGAACTTGCATTGCTTCTTTTTGTTTATATTCTAATTCTGTTTTTTCAGCATCTATAATGTTAATTATTGTTTTTGCTTCAGATTTCATTTAAAACCACCATCCTCCAACGGCTGCATTGGTACCGGAATATTTGTTGAAATTATTATTTGTTGCGTTAGATTCATCAATTACTTCTTCCACAGTAAGTATATTTGGGAATGTGCTGTAGAATGGTTCTCTCCAACCATAATATTGGATTTTATATGTTCCATTACATTTTAATTGGTTAAATAAGTCACGAGTATTGAATTTACCAAACCAAAAATTCTCTTCATTCAGGAACGATTCACCATCAGTTGTTACTAGGAGCAGATCATCTGCACTATCAACAACTATCATTCCTTGCTTATTCTTTCCTATATTTGGTTTGATTTGATAATCCGAGACAGTTATTATTTTTTCCTGGACGGATGGTACTTCGTAATTGTTGTGCCATGCCATACTTGCTAATCCAAATCCTGCAATAACTATGATAACTCCTATAATTACAATAAGTATATTATCTTTCATTAATCCATATAAAGCCAGTAATACTCCCAATATTAATGGTATTAAAAGATATCCTATTTTTGTTAGTCCTAACATCCACCATGACGGAGGAACAAAAGTCATAATATTATTCCTCCTTGTTTAAGTCTTCAGCATTGCTTACTTCAACAATATCATCCAACATTTTCACAGTATTATAATAAGCTCTGATTAAAATGGATGGATCACTTAAATTCAAATATTCCGGTGTCACTCTTCCAAATCTTCCTTTACCTGCCATTACACAATCAGATATCATTTCAAAAATGTCGATTAATGTTACATCTAATGGGCAATCTGCATTTAAGTGATGTCTTTCTTCGTAGATGTGTCTTTGATACCAAGGCCTTTTTTTGAAGTCTTCATCTGTGTGTTCTGATAAGACATCTTCTGCGTATTCGTCGAAGTATGATATTTTTGTGAAGTCATGTTTTAATCCGGCTTCGTGGATTTTTCCGGCGAAGAAGTCCATTGCTTTTTGAACATCTTTGATGTGTTCTTCGGTGGCATCGTATAGTTTTTCTTTGGTTATATCTTCAGGTGCTGTTCGACTGTCAGCGTATTCAGTATTTTTGATAATTATCTTTGATGTCATATTATTATGTTTGGTGGTGGTTTGGTACTATTGTAACAAAAAAAAATTTAAAATATGTTTATAGAATGATTTTTTAGATCATCATTCACATATTTTTTCTAAATCACAATTCTTTTTCAAACATTTCACATTCCATAATCCAATGTTAAACCATGGATTAAGTGGATTAGTGCAAAAACTTAAAACTCCAATGGCTTCAATTTGTCTTCTCAGTCTGTGAGGGCATGATATCCATTCATCTAATTCTTGTTTAAATGGCATGTCATTTATTTGTTGGCCTAAAAATGTATATTGGTTTTCTATTTCTTTTGGTATTTTATGAGCATCTTTTATAATTTGTTCTGTAAGGAAATTAGATTCTTGGAGGGTTATAAGATTATCTTGTTTAAATATTATTTTTTTATGTTTGAATGCAGGGGCTTCCAGAATACTCATTTTTTATTCTCCTCTATTTAAAATGCTATTATGATATTCTGTCATTGATGTGAATTTTTCTTTTAATTTAACCTCAATAATTTTATCTGAATAATGATGATTAACTGGTTCTAATAATCGATTATCACTATCACAGTTCATAAAACTTCGCAATTCATATCCGCAGATTATATGGTCATTAACTACTAAATCATTCAACATATCTACAACATGATAATTTTTAACATTATCAAATACATTCTTAAGTGATAAGTCACTATAACCATAATAGTCTTCCCATCCTTTACTTATTGCAAGGTCCCAATATTTTTCATATAATTCTCCAATTGACCATGTTTCCCATTTATGTAATGGTTCTGTATTAACTGGGACATTTAAATAAACGGGGGAATGTAATTGGATTAATTCTTCGTGAAATTGTTTCATGAGTAACCAATTGTATTCAGTATCTTTTTGTCCGATGAGGTTAACTAAACCGTTAAATGCGTAAACAACTTGACCAGAATTACTGTGGTTTTGTATTTGTTGTTTTCTTAATTCTAATAATTCTTCAGGTGTATCGTTAGCTAACTTTTTAAAGATGTTATCTAATTCATTAGAATAATCATGGTGTGCAGGTTTTTCGTGGATTATTACTCTTGGAAAATCTTTTTCTAGTCTTTCAGTCATTATCTTCACTACCTATGTTCTTTTTTATTCCATTTTGGATGTCTATTAATTCATTTGTTAATACTGTTAATGTATCAATTCTTACTTTTTGTCGGTCAATTGTGGCATGGGAATAATTTCGTTTGATATAATATTCTAGTAAGTTTTCTTCTTCTTTTATTTTATCTTTAAATCGGTTTATTATTGTTTGATATATTAAGCATTGTAATTCTTTTTGACATGTAATAATTTTAGAATTTTTAAAGAAGTAATTTTCATCTGCTATTTGATCCATTGATATAACCCCATTCTATTATCTTAATATAATACTATCAATTACATGGCCTTGTTTGTCTTTAAATTCCAATACTGGAATCTCAGTATTGGGAAGTTTATTACATTCTACAGTAATATCTTCTTTTTTATAATTGTCAAGTAATGCATCTGTACATACAAGTTTAGTCATGAATATTGAATATTTCATTCTTTCACTTCCTCTCCGAATAGTTCTTCTTTGAATTCTTCTAATGCTGTTTTTTTAATCCAGTTATGTTTGCTTCCACAACCGCATGCACTTAATTCATATTCTTCTGCTTTGGTTTCATATTCCATGAGTTTAGCATTTAATTTTGCTTTGATGTCTATGTAATTATCTATTTGTTCTTGTTGTTTTGTTATGGTGTCTTTTTGCCTGTTGTTTCGTTCTTGTAAGTTAGCATTTTCAAATTTTAAACTATTAATCTCTTGATGCAATTCTTTAATATAACCATTTAAATATTCTATTTTATCAATAGCATCATCTCTTCTTTTTTTAAGTTGATGTGTTTGTCTTTGGTAATATTCAAGTTTTTCTTCAAGAGTCATTTCTTCGATATTCATTTAAATAATCCCTCCGGATGATTTTTAATTACATGATCCATTCCTTTATTAAAAGCTGATTTGTAATCCAATTTATTATTTTTTAAATCAACTTCTAATTCATCTGCAATGTCTTTAATTGTGACCCTTAACATATTATACACAGCGTGAATTTCTGCATTCTTTAAATATTTTAGTCTTTGAAATTCTGCATAATCATAATGTTTTTGTAAAGTTTCTTCCATTTGTGACTTAAATTTATTTTCTTCTTTTAATTCTTGATTTTCTTTTATTATTCTGTTTACTTTTTCAATGAATTCATCCATTGATTTTTTATCATATTCATCTCCGAACTGGAATGTTCCGTAGGTTTCGGGTTCGTCAATGTTTTTGATTACGAAATCACGATGATTGCCTAAGTTTATTCTTTGGTAATAAGTCATTTTTTCACGCTTTTTATTGCTTCCAAGAGTATCTTCTTTTTTTCTTCATTGTCTTGTTTGCAGTTAATTTCTATGGGTTCTAAATGTAAACTATTATCCCATGATATTGGTTCTGTTGGCATTGCTTTGCTTCGTATGTGGTCTTCAAATGTCATTCTTTTAACTCCTTGTGTCCCTAAAACTAAAGTATAAATTGTCAAATTCTTGGAAAGCTATTGTTAATCTTTTTTTAGCAGATGTTAATACATCCACATCAGAATAAATTTTCGGCATTATTCCTTATCCCCTGTTTCCCAGTCTTCAGGAAAAATTTCTTTAAAATAATCACATGAATTTTTGTCAGTTATTTTTGAAAGTAATGCTACTATTCCAATAATGCTTCCTTTTACACTATTGGCCAGGACAAGATTTCCCTCTTTTTCATGTCTTTTCATAGTGTTTTGATAGGTTTTTATTAATTGTTCTGCTTCAAAGATTATCTTTTCAGCATCATTTATTAATATAGTAGCCATTTTGTGGTCTTCAAATGTCATTTTTTATCTCCTTAACTTCTAAACTTACGTGATATTTTTTACCATCTTTATATTCTATCTCAAAACTTCTTTTACAGATGTTAAGTTCTTGGTCTTTATCAATTTCGGATATTATGCTCTTGCAAATTTTATTAATGGCGTTTTTGATTTGTTTTTGTAAAATAAAACTATGTTTTAAATCGATTGTCATTCTTTTAACTCCTTTCCAGTTTTTCTATTCTTTCTTTATAATAGTCAAATGCTTCTGCTATTTCATAAATACTCATTTTGAATACTCTGTCAAGTTCTTCCATTTTGACATCACCAATATGTTTTTCCCATTTCTTAAATTCCACCAATTCTTTTTTTAACTCTTCATTCTCTTTTTTTAAATCAAAGATGACAGTTTTCTGTACCGTTATATACTTTGATTGATTAAAAGCTTCAAACAAATCTTTTTTTAACTCTTCATTTTCTTTTCTTAATCTTTCAATTGTATCAATTTTATCATTTAATTGTTTAGCAATAAAATCCATGTCTGTACATACA contains:
- a CDS encoding DUF1523 family protein produces the protein MTFVPPSWWMLGLTKIGYLLIPLILGVLLALYGLMKDNILIVIIGVIIVIAGFGLASMAWHNNYEVPSVQEKIITVSDYQIKPNIGKNKQGMIVVDSADDLLLVTTDGESFLNEENFWFGKFNTRDLFNQLKCNGTYKIQYYGWREPFYSTFPNILTVEEVIDESNATNNNFNKYSGTNAAVGGWWF